The genomic region GATCGTGTGGCATTCCGAACGTAGCATTATGAACAACTAAAGTTTGAACTGTTCCTGTCTTTCCAGAAACAGAAAATGTGCAGAAATCCCACTTTAAATCTTTTGTTCATAACACCATAAATGATAGGGTTACAACCACTATTTGCATATCCTATTATTATTGTAAACATATGGAACTCTCTTGGCACATGTCCCAAGTAAAATATTGAAAGTAGCATACTAATACAGTACGGTAGCCAACATACCacaaaaaccaaaacaacaaTAATGAGCGAAAATGCAAGTCTTATCTCTTCTCTTCGTTTTGAAGACGACTTTCGTAATTTGGGAAGTTTCGTGTGAACTTTATTTTCAGAACCTTGACCGTTGATTTCCATTTCTGAATTCGATGGTATGACCAGCAACACGTCCGATGATGGTTCAATTGAAATTGATGGCTCTGGTGACCCTCTGCTTGAGTGTTGTTCTGCGGACGAATGTTTCCCGTTTGGATGTAGTAGTCTGTTTCTTGGCTTATGCGTTAATGTCGAATTTGGTGATTTGTAAGACGGTGTGTGTAGGGCGGCTGAGGTCACTGGAACTTTTAATGAGCTGGATATTAATGTATTGTGTAACGGATTTAAGTTTACAGCAGTAGCAGACATTGATTCTAAATCTATACTACAGAGGGTTTTTGCTACACCCTGGTACTCTTTGTTCGGTTCCTTGTTTAAAGTGCTTTTGTTGTTGGATACCAATGGTGCCTCTGTGGCCGCTGTTTTGGTCTTATTTTCTGTCGTAGATCTTAGAGACGACATATTGAAAGTAAAGCGTTTTAATGACGAAAGATTTGGTT from Dreissena polymorpha isolate Duluth1 chromosome 5, UMN_Dpol_1.0, whole genome shotgun sequence harbors:
- the LOC127882177 gene encoding octopamine receptor-like → MITLVTSVMSLCNISINRYVMVCYPQKFKDIYTVRNSVLMILGVAIFSILLSLPPLLGWSEYVYTPSHSFCFADWQNHMSYAFFMIGCCFGIPLMVMTVCNVFILRTVKFSRLRVKASSITRKRSTFGTQSENKSTEPNLSSLKRFTFNMSSLRSTTENKTKTAATEAPLVSNNKSTLNKEPNKEYQGVAKTLCSIDLESMSATAVNLNPLHNTLISSSLKVPVTSAALHTPSYKSPNSTLTHKPRNRLLHPNGKHSSAEQHSSRGSPEPSISIEPSSDVLLVIPSNSEMEINGQGSENKVHTKLPKLRKSSSKRREEIRLAFSLIIVVLVFVVCWLPYCISMLLSIFYLGHVPREFHMFTIIIGYANSGCNPIIYGVMNKRFKVGFLHIFCFWKDRNSSNFSCS